ACGACCGCGGCttcgttataatatataggcGCTATACGTTGCGGGGAAACAGCGCAGCTATACGTTATCAGCTATACGTTATATTAATTACCACTCCGTCCGAATACAtcagtttgttttgtttggttGGTTGTCTATTCTCTAAGGGTTGGGATACTTGGGATAGGCATATTTAagttatatagtatataactAAATACCTACGACggaataattaaatacgaTGTCGAATGTATTGATAATAAGACACCTGCCCAGGAAACTATCTTTTCAAGATAAAGAACAACTTTTAAAGCACTTCGGCGCGGAAAAGGTGTGGGAGACAAGATCAAAACGAAACTATGTATTCGCTTCTTTCGCTAATCCTAAAAAGGCGAAGAGTTCATTGCTTCGGCTTCACCAACTTGAAATAGCCCGCAGAAGACTAGTAGTGGAGTACTCCTTTGACAAAGAGCCTTTGTCGCAGAAATCGGAAAATGAACAAACTTCGTCTATTACAAAGCATGTGACAGAATTTCTTAGAGTGTTGAACGCTTGGAATCCTTCAGTAGACTTCTACCAGCCTCCACCAGTGCATTTAAAGTACAAATATCCAGATATTGATAGTAATATCATTGTAAATATCGTGTATGCTTTAGCATCTCATAAACCTTTTTACGTACAAACATTGCATTTgatgaataaaatgtgtttagaTGTGCCTTTTCAACATAATGAAATGGCACTgcaatgttttaaaaacatgtttagaCCATATTTTTTGGGTCAAAGTCAAAAAGTACCAGAGCCTGCTGTTCAATCTGAAACAGATGAGTCAGAAATATCTAGTGATGAACATGAGAAACAGAACAAGCCAACCCCAATGTCTGCCAAACGCCTACACACACTTCCAAAGACTCGGAAAAGGCCGGCAGCCATTTTATCTACAGTATCTTTACCAAAAATTCAGAAAGTTCCTATAAACCAGGAAGAAGTGTTTGAAACTGTAGCACCACTTcgagaaactaaaaaaatatctgtggTTGTAGCTCAAGATGCCTTGCAAAAGGCTCAGGAAGAGCCAAAAGTTGTGGGAGAATTAGGAAAGTTTGAGAAACAAGAGCAACCAGAGGTTGTTGTAGAGACACCTGCTGAAACAGAGCAGCCTACTATAACAAGGaaagaattattgaaaaatagaaTATCCTTTAGAGATATGAAGATTCTGCCAGTTTTTAAGAAGTATCATCCTGGGCAACCCTCTATGAGATTATATATTAAGAATCTAGCTAAAACTGTTACTGAATTAGATGTTAAGAGGATAtacaaacattacattgaacaTGTCACAGAGGATGACGTAGGGTTTGATGTGCGAGTAATGCAGGAAGGCAAGATGAAAGGGCAGGCATTTGTTACCTTTCCATCTGTAGAAATAGCAGAGACGGCTTTACATGAGACTAATGGTTACATGTTGAAGGAAAGACCTATGGTTGTGCAGTTTGCACGAGctgctaataaaaaaactattgagtAATTTTCTGACTGTCATTTCAGcactttgtttttatcttttaaagtCGTCGCTTGTcactgtctgtccctatgtaccTACACTTAAATCTTTGAAACTActcaacagattttgatgctggATTTTTCAACGCCTCATACATGGGAACACCAGACACAAACATGTTAATACATGCTTACACATGGGTTAatggatagtgtgattcctgaggaaggtttaggtgtaagtacaaatttattatggttttgctTCAGTGAAGCCAGGATGGGATGTGCCACTTgtccaaactaatattaaaaatgtgaaggttgtaatatttatgatgGAAATAAGCAACATATAAAGCTAGTATTGCCATCCCCAAAGGAAAAATTCAAAGATTTGTTTACCTTTTCAGTCATGAtcataatagatttttaagcTAGTCTTATCTTGTTCAGTTAATGCAAAGTTTTGTAaagtgtgatagtgacaaaacatactttgccgctttatcttttttataaataacaggtTATTTTTTCCGAATTAAAGGTAGGATTATTCTGTATAATttgtgtccttctccatacttcaaactgcatgtatgaaaaaaatcaagaaGATTGTTGAGTATATAGGgcatgaagaggtaaaaaacttactttgtttttataataatcgttGGGATATTGGGGGTCTTTCCTTTGGACGCCGATATAAAAAAGACCTGAAGAGTTACTCACCCTGGAGAAAGTCACATAAAGTAGCAATGAGTGGTATACGCAGGATAAGTACAATTTTACCAGCACCACTTAGAATCTCtgcttcaataaaaaaattatacttcaacaggaaatgctcatcagactgaaaattatatttcctatagtttagctggaccatcatgGTTATCCATCTGGCATGCCGGTTGCCCAGGGtcaatagctatataacaaaaagtttcatttGAATCCGTCCAGTACTTTCGGAAATAAGCGTGAtcttacatacaaacaaaaaattaaaacattttttttttgctttctaTTATAAGTGTCCCTCTATCCATTCCAGTCAAATATACTAAatgtacaaacaaaatatttttactgttttattgttatagatTACAGCTTTGTTATATTTGCATCATTTCAATAGAATAAGACAACTTTTCCTCAGGTTCGTCAGTTAAGCTTCCAGAGACTATCTTGAGTAAGACTGGCAGTAACTCGTCTACAGCCACCAGCTTGTCTGTAAGCTGCTGGCATACACTCATCATATTCTCCAATACCTTCGCAACTTTTTCATCTTTTGTCATCAAAAACTGTTGGTAGAATGCATCCATGAAAAGGTTACACCAATCAAATAATTTGCTCTCAAATGCTCCATCCAAGTGTTCATCTGAATTTACTAATAAGTAAGTGATGTAGCTCATAAGTAATagtgtattatttaatgacaATCCCTCTCGCAGGTAAGGAATGAGTAGAGCATCACTAAAATCTACTTTTAATATCTGATTCATGAAAATCTTTGGCTGCTCCAATGTGGTGAAAAATTTGGCACACTCTTCCTCATCTGACACATTTAGATCTCCAGGGTTAATCTGCTTTACAGCATAATTGAGTAGCATAACTAAAACAGATTCGGGAATGTCCTTTAAAGACTTCAAAAGTGAAAGTATATTATtgactttataattttcttccaGTAATTTGGGAATCACAATTGAACAGATAGCCCTCTCTGCTATTCCTGGATGTAagaattcttttatttctttgcaGGTCTGAATATTTGGTATGGACGAGCCCCACTCAGCAATCTTCATTTGTTCACCTCTGGTTACTTCATGGGACCCTAACAGGTTTGCCaagtttctttttgtttcCAGAACATAAGGCAACATACCAATATGGTTTGAAGCTTCCTGAATGATATGTCCATTCATGCAGAATAGTTTTGCACCCTCAGAGTACATCTTCATGGGATATCTGCAGGAACCAATGCCGAGCACAGTGTTGTATACAACCATGACAGCTCCGTCTTGCT
This portion of the Plodia interpunctella isolate USDA-ARS_2022_Savannah chromosome 10, ilPloInte3.2, whole genome shotgun sequence genome encodes:
- the LOC128673022 gene encoding RNA-binding region-containing protein 3-like, with product MSNVLIIRHLPRKLSFQDKEQLLKHFGAEKVWETRSKRNYVFASFANPKKAKSSLLRLHQLEIARRRLVVEYSFDKEPLSQKSENEQTSSITKHVTEFLRVLNAWNPSVDFYQPPPVHLKYKYPDIDSNIIVNIVYALASHKPFYVQTLHLMNKMCLDVPFQHNEMALQCFKNMFRPYFLGQSQKVPEPAVQSETDESEISSDEHEKQNKPTPMSAKRLHTLPKTRKRPAAILSTVSLPKIQKVPINQEEVFETVAPLRETKKISVVVAQDALQKAQEEPKVVGELGKFEKQEQPEVVVETPAETEQPTITRKELLKNRISFRDMKILPVFKKYHPGQPSMRLYIKNLAKTVTELDVKRIYKHYIEHVTEDDVGFDVRVMQEGKMKGQAFVTFPSVEIAETALHETNGYMLKERPMVVQFARAANKKTIE
- the LOC128673021 gene encoding nucleolar protein 11 isoform X1 translates to MAKLHNYYVLCPIIDQKSFLGVSLDKETEYVIVTLGRNVVNKYRLSDQKQVGGWTSKDHITAPVVYDFEQDNYVGVFNKNIIKMWKENTENLDKIKKFKFSLDILKIITRNSQSPLLIFCNGNCASLPYAIENRKTYECKPLIKDNEEVIDAGCYTLGKADHVCYVVKEGTDSYEIINCPIRDELGDLDKSKLSRVKVKRTEDVYVVGGLVSTSEKPSVFFLWSDSKLVVYDLMKKCWKIVGAVPWVSTLRAVSLAWMGKNHVILFGNNSEQDGAVMVVYNTVLGIGSCRYPMKMYSEGAKLFCMNGHIIQEASNHIGMLPYVLETKRNLANLLGSHEVTRGEQMKIAEWGSSIPNIQTCKEIKEFLHPGIAERAICSIVIPKLLEENYKVNNILSLLKSLKDIPESVLVMLLNYAVKQINPGDLNVSDEEECAKFFTTLEQPKIFMNQILKVDFSDALLIPYLREGLSLNNTLLLMSYITYLLVNSDEHLDGAFESKLFDWCNLFMDAFYQQFLMTKDEKVAKVLENMMSVCQQLTDKLVAVDELLPVLLKIVSGSLTDEPEEKLSYSIEMMQI
- the LOC128673021 gene encoding uncharacterized protein LOC128673021 isoform X2, with protein sequence MWKENTENLDKIKKFKFSLDILKIITRNSQSPLLIFCNGNCASLPYAIENRKTYECKPLIKDNEEVIDAGCYTLGKADHVCYVVKEGTDSYEIINCPIRDELGDLDKSKLSRVKVKRTEDVYVVGGLVSTSEKPSVFFLWSDSKLVVYDLMKKCWKIVGAVPWVSTLRAVSLAWMGKNHVILFGNNSEQDGAVMVVYNTVLGIGSCRYPMKMYSEGAKLFCMNGHIIQEASNHIGMLPYVLETKRNLANLLGSHEVTRGEQMKIAEWGSSIPNIQTCKEIKEFLHPGIAERAICSIVIPKLLEENYKVNNILSLLKSLKDIPESVLVMLLNYAVKQINPGDLNVSDEEECAKFFTTLEQPKIFMNQILKVDFSDALLIPYLREGLSLNNTLLLMSYITYLLVNSDEHLDGAFESKLFDWCNLFMDAFYQQFLMTKDEKVAKVLENMMSVCQQLTDKLVAVDELLPVLLKIVSGSLTDEPEEKLSYSIEMMQI